CGTCGAGCTCTCGAAGGGTTCGAACGTCGGAAAGTACACCGGATACTACTACACCTTCTCGATGGCGGCGCAGATCCTCACGCCGATCCTCTCCGGCATCCTGATGGACGTCTGGGGACGCAAGGTCCTCTTCCCGTACGCGACCCTGTTCGTCGCCGCGGCGTTCATCACGATGTTCTTCGTCAAGCACGGCGACGCGAAGATCGTCGACACCCGCTCCACGATCGAGAAACTCGGTCAGGAGATCGAATAGAACCCAGAAATCAAGGAAGGCCGACGCGTTGGCGCCGGCCTTCCTTTTTCTATTCCTTGGGAATGAAGAATTCGAATACCGCGTTCGAATAGCGCGACCGCATCATGTCGAGCGTCTCCTGCGAGCGGGCGGCGTAGCCGATGACGACGATCCCGTGCCTTTGGGCGCGGTCGCAGTATCGGTTCGGCATGTTCCGGACGCCGTAGTTGACGAAGTCCGGCCGGGCGACGAGGTTGAAGAAAAGATGCTTCATCGCGAACTTCAGGATCGGATTCATCTTCTCGTCGTCTTCGAAGAATTCGGAGATCTGGCCGCGGACGATCTCGGGATGGTTCTTGCGGAACCAGTTCACCGCACCGGGATGGAACGAGTGCATCGCCCAGACGCCTTCATATCCCGCCATGTCGCGGATGAACCATTCGCAGAGCGGCCGGTACGGACCGAATGGCTTGAGTTCGATCAGAAGCGGGACGCGGCCGGCGACGAACGCGAGGACTTCGGGCAGCGTGTGGATCCGTTCCTCGGTGCCGAGGATGCTGAGGTCGCGGACGTCCTCCCAGTCGACGTCGACGAGCCGGCGCGGATCGCCGCACAGGCGCTTCAGGTCCTTGTCGTGGAAGACGACGACGGTACCGTCGCGCAGGGCGTTCACGTCGCACTCGATGCCGTAGCCGGAATCGATCGCGGCCTGAAACGCCGCGAGCGTGTTCTCGGGGACATGCCCGTCGGCGGTGTGAAGGCCGCGATGGGCGATGAGGCGCGTCTTGATCCAGGTCAGATCCTTCGTCATGTCGATCCCTCCGAGTCTTGTCTCGTTCCATTATACCATCGGATCCCCCGACTCCGCACCGTAAAAAAGAAGTCGTCCGTTTGTTTTGCGGACGATGCGGCATCGATGGTATAATGATACCGTCTGGAGGGATACCATGGAAAACTTCCGTTTCTACAGCCCGACCGAATTCGTCTTCGGCAAAGACGCCGAGCGCGAGGTCGGCCATCTGCTCGTCAAGCACCATGCGACCCGCGCGCTCGTCCATTACGGCGGCGGCTCGGTCGTCCGCAGTGGTCTGCTTCAACGCGTCGAGGACGCGATGCGCGCCGCCGGTGTCGCATATGTCCCGTTCGGCGGCGCCGTCCCCAACCCGCGGAGCGGGCTCGTCTATCAGGGCATCGAACTCGCGCGCCGCGAACACGTCGATTTCGTGCTCGCCGTCGGCGGCGGTTCGGCGATCGACTCGGCCAAGGCGATCGCCCTCGGTGTCCGCTATCCGGGCGATTTCTGGGACCTTTACGACGGCAAGGCGCCGATCGTCGACGGCCTTCCCGTCGGCGTCGTCCTGACGATCCCCGCCGCCGGATCGGAGGCTTCCGCCTCGGCCGTCATCACCCACGAGAAGGGGATGCTGAAGCGGGGTGTGCTGAGCGACTTCAACCGCCCGAAGTTCGCCGTCGTCAATCCCGAACTGACCTATACGCTGCCGCCGTACCAGACGGCCGCAGGCGTCACCGACATGATGGCGCACATCTTCGAACGCTACTTGACGCGTTCGACCGGCGTCGAACTCACCGACCAGCTCTGCGAGGCGACGCTCCGCTCGATCG
The Candidatus Izemoplasmatales bacterium DNA segment above includes these coding regions:
- a CDS encoding iron-containing alcohol dehydrogenase → MENFRFYSPTEFVFGKDAEREVGHLLVKHHATRALVHYGGGSVVRSGLLQRVEDAMRAAGVAYVPFGGAVPNPRSGLVYQGIELARREHVDFVLAVGGGSAIDSAKAIALGVRYPGDFWDLYDGKAPIVDGLPVGVVLTIPAAGSEASASAVITHEKGMLKRGVLSDFNRPKFAVVNPELTYTLPPYQTAAGVTDMMAHIFERYLTRSTGVELTDQLCEATLRSIVDAARIVMMEPANYDARATICWAGTIAHNGSLGVGRVEDWSTHGLEHELSALYDVTHGAGLAVMFPAYMKYTVDVDVERYRRLAVNVWGVADDPKNPRAVALAGIAAFEAFLSEIGMPTRFEGIGARKEDIETLLDKLEVNRGKVLGQFMRLTRDDARRIYLLACE
- a CDS encoding glycerophosphodiester phosphodiesterase family protein; this translates as MTKDLTWIKTRLIAHRGLHTADGHVPENTLAAFQAAIDSGYGIECDVNALRDGTVVVFHDKDLKRLCGDPRRLVDVDWEDVRDLSILGTEERIHTLPEVLAFVAGRVPLLIELKPFGPYRPLCEWFIRDMAGYEGVWAMHSFHPGAVNWFRKNHPEIVRGQISEFFEDDEKMNPILKFAMKHLFFNLVARPDFVNYGVRNMPNRYCDRAQRHGIVVIGYAARSQETLDMMRSRYSNAVFEFFIPKE